The Homo sapiens chromosome 5, GRCh38.p14 Primary Assembly genome includes a window with the following:
- the WNT8A gene encoding protein Wnt-8a isoform X1 — translation MYIITKNCSMGDFENCGCDGSNNGKTGGHGWIWGGCSDNVEFGERISKLFVDSLEKGKDARALMNLHNNRAGRLAVRATMKRTCKCHGISGSCSIQTCWLQLAEFREMGDYLKAKYDQALKIEMDKRQLRAGNSAEGHWVPAEAFLPSAEAELIFLEESPDYCTCNSSLGIYGTEGRECLQNSHNTSRWERRSCGRLCTECGLQVEERKTEVISSCNCKFQWCCTVKCDQCRHVVSKYYCARSPGSAQSLGKGSA, via the exons ATGTACATCATCACCAAGAACTGTAGCATGGGTGACTTCGAAAACTGTGGCTGTGATGGGTCAAACAATGGAAAAACAG GAGGCCATGGCTGGATCTGGGGAGGCTGCAGCGACAATGTGGAATTTGGGGAAAGGATCTCCAAACTCTTTGTGGACAGTTTGGAGAAGGGGAAGGATGCCAGAGCCCTGATGAATCTTCACAACAACAGGGCCGGCAGACTG GCAGTGAGAGCCACCATGAAAAGGACATGCAAATGTCATGGCATCTCTGGGAGCTGCAGCATACAGACATGCTGGCTGCAGCTGGCTGAATTCCGGGAGATGGGAGACTACCTAAAGGCCAAGTATGACCAGGCGCTGAAAATTGAAATGGATAAGCGGCAGCTGAGAGCTGGGAACAGCGCCGAGGGCCACTGGGTGCCCGCTGAGGCCTTCCTTCCTAGCGCAGAGGCGGAACTGATCTTTTTAGAGGAATCACCAGATTACTGTACCTgcaattccagcctgggcatctaTGGCACAGAGGGTCGTGAGTGCCTACAGAACAGCCACAACACATCCAGGTGGGAGCGACGTAGCTGTGGGCGCCTGTGCACTGAGTGTGGGCTGCAGGTGGAAGAGAGGAAAACTGAGGTCATAAGCAGCTGTAACTGCAAATTCCAGTGGTGCTGTACGGTCAAGTGTGACCAGTGTAGGCATGTGGTGAGCAAGTATTACTGCGCACGCTCCCCAGGCAGTGCCCAGTCCCTGGGTAAGGGCAGTGCCTGA